One stretch of Pararhizobium qamdonense DNA includes these proteins:
- the fosX gene encoding FosX/FosE/FosI family fosfomycin resistance hydrolase yields the protein MIEDLSHITFVVSDLERMTDILQTVFGAKQVYASDEMQFSLSAEKFFTIGDLWIAIMQGESLSERTYNHVAFKIRDEDVDVYLERIRSLDLDVMPPRPRIEGEGRSIYFHDADNHLFELHTGTLAGRLETYSRLKEAAE from the coding sequence ATGATCGAGGACCTCTCCCACATCACCTTCGTCGTCAGCGATCTCGAGCGGATGACCGACATCCTGCAGACCGTCTTCGGCGCCAAGCAGGTCTATGCCAGCGATGAGATGCAGTTTTCGCTGTCAGCGGAAAAGTTCTTCACGATCGGTGACCTGTGGATCGCCATCATGCAGGGCGAGAGCCTGAGTGAACGCACCTACAACCACGTCGCCTTTAAGATCCGCGACGAGGATGTCGATGTCTATCTGGAACGCATCCGCTCGCTCGATCTCGACGTGATGCCACCGCGTCCGCGCATCGAAGGCGAGGGCCGCTCGATCTATTTTCACGATGCCGACAACCATCTGTTCGAGCTTCATACCGGCACGCTTGCCGGGCGGCTTGAAACCTATTCCCGTTTGAAGGAGGCAGCCGAATGA
- a CDS encoding alpha-D-ribose 1-methylphosphonate 5-phosphate C-P-lyase PhnJ, which yields MTDLATYNFAYLDEQTKRMIRRAILKAIAIPGYQVPFASREMPMPYGWGTGGVQVTAAILGAEDVLKVIDQGADDTTNAVSIRAFFQKVANVAVTTKTREATIIQTRHRIPEEALTAGQTLVYQVPIPEPLRFLEPRETETRKMHALEEYGLMHVKLYEDIARNGHIATTYAYPVKVEGRYVMDPSPTPKFDNPKMHMSEALQLFGAGREKRIYAVPPYTDVVSLDFEDHPFEIQHFDKPCALCGAEHVYLDEVVLDDKGGRMFVCSDTDHCEDRREHGHAGEMLGRQEAAE from the coding sequence ATGACGGACCTTGCCACATACAATTTTGCCTATCTCGACGAGCAGACCAAGCGGATGATCCGCCGGGCGATCCTGAAGGCCATTGCGATACCCGGCTATCAGGTTCCCTTCGCATCGCGCGAAATGCCGATGCCCTATGGCTGGGGCACGGGTGGCGTTCAGGTGACGGCGGCGATTCTGGGGGCGGAGGATGTTCTCAAGGTCATCGACCAGGGGGCCGACGACACCACCAACGCGGTGTCCATCCGCGCCTTCTTCCAGAAGGTCGCCAATGTCGCGGTGACGACCAAGACCCGCGAGGCGACGATCATCCAGACGCGCCACCGGATTCCCGAGGAAGCGCTGACGGCCGGCCAGACGCTGGTCTATCAGGTGCCGATCCCCGAACCCCTGCGCTTTCTCGAGCCGCGCGAGACCGAAACCCGCAAGATGCATGCGCTGGAAGAATACGGCCTCATGCATGTCAAGCTCTACGAGGATATCGCCCGCAACGGTCATATCGCCACGACCTATGCCTATCCGGTCAAGGTCGAAGGCCGCTACGTCATGGACCCTTCGCCGACGCCGAAGTTCGACAATCCGAAAATGCACATGTCGGAAGCTTTGCAGCTGTTCGGCGCCGGCCGCGAAAAACGCATCTATGCGGTTCCGCCTTATACCGATGTCGTGAGCCTCGATTTCGAGGATCATCCCTTCGAAATCCAGCATTTCGACAAACCCTGTGCGCTGTGCGGCGCCGAGCACGTCTATCTCGATGAAGTCGTTCTCGACGACAAGGGCGGCCGCATGTTCGTCTGCTCGGACACCGACCACTGCGAGGATCGCCGCGAACACGGTCATGCGGGCGAAATGCTGGGCCGCCAGGAGGCCGCAGAATGA
- the phnK gene encoding phosphonate C-P lyase system protein PhnK, translating into MTPVPLLKVNDVSKFYGSRIGCRNVSFELWPGEVLAIVGESGSGKTTLLSCLSTRLMPSSGVVEYHMRDGQYRDLARMGEAERRFLMRTDWGFVHQNPADGLRMTVSAGANVGERLMAVGDRHYGNIRATAADWLRRVEIEEDRIDDQPRAFSGGMRQRLQIARNLVTSPRLVFMDEPTGGLDVSVQARLLDLVRGLVHDLGLSAIIVTHDLAVARLLSHRMMVMKDGLVIEQGLTDRVLDDPREPYTQLLVSSILQV; encoded by the coding sequence ATGACCCCCGTCCCCCTTCTCAAAGTCAACGATGTCTCGAAATTCTACGGTAGCCGGATTGGATGCCGCAATGTGTCCTTCGAGCTATGGCCCGGTGAAGTCCTTGCCATCGTTGGCGAATCCGGGTCCGGCAAGACGACGTTGCTCTCCTGTCTCTCCACGCGGCTGATGCCGAGTTCGGGCGTGGTCGAATATCATATGCGCGACGGTCAGTACCGTGATCTGGCCCGTATGGGCGAGGCCGAGCGGCGGTTTTTGATGCGCACCGACTGGGGTTTCGTGCATCAGAACCCGGCGGACGGGCTGCGCATGACGGTGTCGGCCGGCGCCAATGTCGGCGAGCGGCTGATGGCGGTCGGAGACCGGCATTACGGCAATATCCGCGCCACGGCGGCCGACTGGCTGCGCCGCGTCGAGATCGAGGAAGACCGGATCGACGACCAGCCGCGAGCCTTTTCCGGCGGCATGCGCCAGCGCCTGCAAATCGCCCGCAATCTCGTCACCTCCCCGCGTCTCGTCTTCATGGACGAGCCGACCGGCGGCCTGGATGTCTCGGTGCAGGCGCGCCTGCTCGATCTGGTGCGCGGCCTTGTCCATGACCTCGGTCTGTCGGCCATCATCGTCACCCATGACCTCGCCGTTGCCAGGCTTCTGTCGCACCGGATGATGGTGATGAAGGACGGTCTGGTGATCGAGCAGGGCCTGACCGACCGGGTGCTCGACGATCCGCGCGAGCCCTACACCCAGCTTCTCGTTTCCTCCATTCTGCAGGTCTGA
- the phnL gene encoding phosphonate C-P lyase system protein PhnL — protein MPTPLVVSEVAKSFTMHLRDGIRLPVVNGVSFSVKKGECVVLGGPSGVGKSSILKMLYGNYAVDAGQILIEHQGHMVDLATAAPRAVLEVRRDTLGYVSQFLRVVPRVSALDVVAEPLLARGADQTVARERASELLAKLNLPRELWQLPPATFSGGEQQRVNIARGFITGHAILLLDEPTASLDATNRRVVVEMIAAKKAEGVALLGIFHDEEVRDAVADRILDVSAFSPRKAAA, from the coding sequence ATGCCAACACCCCTCGTTGTCTCCGAAGTCGCCAAGAGCTTCACCATGCACCTTCGGGACGGTATCCGCCTGCCGGTCGTCAATGGTGTGTCCTTCTCGGTGAAGAAGGGCGAATGCGTCGTGCTCGGTGGCCCGTCCGGGGTCGGCAAGAGTTCGATCCTGAAGATGCTCTATGGCAATTACGCCGTCGATGCCGGCCAGATCCTGATCGAACATCAGGGCCATATGGTCGATCTGGCGACAGCGGCCCCCCGCGCGGTGCTCGAAGTCCGGCGTGATACGCTGGGTTATGTCAGCCAGTTCCTGCGCGTCGTCCCGCGCGTGTCAGCCCTCGATGTCGTTGCAGAGCCGCTTCTGGCGCGCGGCGCCGATCAAACTGTTGCGCGGGAGAGGGCTTCCGAACTGCTGGCCAAGCTCAACCTGCCGCGCGAACTCTGGCAGTTGCCGCCGGCCACTTTTTCAGGCGGCGAGCAGCAGCGCGTCAATATCGCCCGTGGCTTCATCACCGGCCATGCCATCCTTCTGCTCGACGAGCCGACGGCATCGCTGGACGCGACGAACCGCCGGGTTGTGGTCGAAATGATCGCGGCCAAGAAGGCCGAGGGTGTTGCCCTGCTCGGGATCTTCCATGACGAGGAAGTGCGCGATGCCGTCGCCGACCGCATTCTCGATGTTTCCGCCTTTTCGCCGCGAAAGGCTGCCGCATGA
- a CDS encoding DapH/DapD/GlmU-related protein: MSQKLSVEPTIHPTATVNQSTLGRYTEVGERCRIDEVEFGDYSYIERDGMIWCATIGKFANLAASVRINATNHPTWRATLHHFTYRASNYWPDADMEQDFFAWRRENRVVIGHDVWIGHGATVLPGVTIGNGAVVGSGAVVSKDVAPYTIVGGVPAKLIRERFGQEIAGRFEKLAWWDWDHAKLRDALDDFRMLDADAFLARHNA, from the coding sequence ATGAGCCAGAAACTGAGCGTGGAGCCGACGATCCATCCGACCGCGACTGTCAATCAATCGACCCTTGGGCGCTATACGGAAGTGGGCGAGCGTTGCCGCATCGACGAGGTCGAGTTCGGCGACTATTCCTATATCGAGCGCGACGGCATGATCTGGTGCGCGACGATCGGGAAATTTGCCAATCTTGCGGCATCGGTGCGCATAAACGCCACCAACCATCCGACCTGGCGGGCAACGCTGCACCATTTCACCTACCGCGCCTCCAACTACTGGCCGGATGCCGACATGGAGCAGGATTTCTTTGCCTGGCGGCGCGAAAACCGTGTCGTCATCGGCCACGATGTCTGGATCGGCCATGGGGCGACCGTTCTGCCCGGCGTCACGATCGGCAATGGTGCGGTCGTTGGTTCCGGCGCCGTCGTCTCCAAGGACGTGGCGCCCTATACCATCGTTGGCGGGGTTCCGGCAAAGCTGATCCGCGAGCGCTTCGGCCAGGAGATCGCCGGCCGTTTCGAGAAGCTCGCCTGGTGGGATTGGGATCACGCCAAGCTGCGCGACGCCCTCGATGACTTCAGAATGCTCGATGCCGACGCATTCCTTGCCCGTCACAATGCCTGA